One Siniperca chuatsi isolate FFG_IHB_CAS linkage group LG5, ASM2008510v1, whole genome shotgun sequence DNA window includes the following coding sequences:
- the zgc:101858 gene encoding 3-oxoacyl-[acyl-carrier-protein] reductase FabG — MATSEAFKVSSLKGKVTLITGASSGIGAGTSVLFAKLGALLALNGRDVENLNKIAKQCTDCGAAEPLLVPGDLTDEETVKKTVEQTIAHFGRLDVLVNSAGILTMGSIETTDLAQYDKVMNINVRSVYHLTQLCVPHLIKTKGSIVNVSSVNGQRSFPGVLAYCMSKSAIDQFTSCIALELACKQVRVNSVCPGVIITDVHKRAGLDEDQYAQFLAKCKQTHALGRPGEVEEVAHSIAFLASDAASFITGVNLPIDGGRHAMCPR; from the exons ATGGCCACAAGCGAAGCATTTAAA GTGTCTTCGCTGAAGGGAAAAGTGACCCTGATAACGGGTGCCAGCTCGGGCATCGGGGCAGGCACGAGCGTCCTGTTCGCCAAACTCGGAGCCCTGCTGGCTCTTAACGGCCGCGACGTGGAGAACCTCAACAAAATAGCCAAACAGTGCACCGACTGTGGAGCTGCCGAG cCGTTGCTTGTTCCCGGAGACCTTACTGATGAGGAGACGGTGAAGAAGACAGTGGAGCAAACTATCGCTCACTTCGGCCGGCTCGATGTCCTGGTTAACAGTGCTGGTATCCTGACCATGGGCAGCATCGAGACAACAGACCTGGCTCAGTATGACAAGGTCATGAACATCAATGTCAG GTCTGTATACCACCTGACTCAACTCTGTGTGCCCCACCTGATCAAGACCAAAGGCTCCATCGTCAATGTATCCAGTGTCAATGGACAGAGATCG TTCCCTGGTGTGCTGGCCTATTGCATGTCCAAGTCCGCCATTGATCAATTCACCAGTTGTATAGCACTTG aactGGCATGTAAGCAAGTCAGAGTGAACTCTGTCTG CCCTGGTGTGATCATCACGGATGTCCACAAGAGAGCAGGACTAGACGAGGACCAGTATGCCCAG TTTCTGGCTAAATGTAAGCAGACCCATGCCCTCGGTCGACcaggggaggtggaggaagtggCCCACAGCATCGCCTTCCTGGCGTCCGATGCTGCCAGCTTCATTACTGGAGTCAACCTGCCCATTGATGGGGGCCGCCATGCCATGTGCCCAAGATAA
- the ppil3 gene encoding peptidyl-prolyl cis-trans isomerase-like 3 isoform X1 — MHVPFLNDRKFLAEPFIVGLLHPDGHVFATHLFADATFEMAVTLHTDLGEIKIELFCERTPRTCENFLALCASGFYNGCVFHRNIKGFMVQTGDPTGTGKGGTSIWGRKFEDEYSEHLKHNVRGVVSMANNGPNTNGSQFFFTYAKQPHLDMKYTVFGKIIDGLETLDELEKLPVNEKTFRPLTETRIKDVTIHANPFAG, encoded by the exons ATGCAtgtgccttttttaaatgaccGTAAATTCCTTGCGGAACCATTCATCGTTGGGCTACTGCACCCAGACGGACATGTTTTTGCGACACACTTGTTCGCAGACGCAACGTTTGAAATG GCTGTCACCCTTCACACAGATCTAGGAGAGATTAAAATTGAATTGTTTTGTGAGCGCACACCGAGAACATGTGAG AACTTTCTTGCTTTGTGTGCCAGTGGGTTCTACAACGGCTGCGTCTTCCACCGAAACATTAAAGGTTTCATGGTTCAAACTGGAGATCCGACAG GCACAGGTAAAGGAGGAACAAGTATATGGGGTCGCAAATTTGAAGATGAGTACAGTGAACACCTGAAA caTAATGTAAGAGGAGTGGTCTCAATGGCAAACAATGGCCCCAACACAAATGGCTCCCAGTTTTTCTTCACATATGCCAAACAGCCCCATCTGGACATGAAGTACACAGTGTTTGGAAA GATTATCGATGGCCTGGAAACACTGGATGAACTGGAGAAACTGCCTGTCAACGAAAAGACGTTCCGACCACTGACTGAAACTCGGATAAAGGACGTGACCATTCATGCCAACCCTTTTGCAGGATAG
- the ppil3 gene encoding peptidyl-prolyl cis-trans isomerase-like 3 isoform X2, giving the protein MKSFGYTESGLSTRVIIRHWSTDNTSKLAVTLHTDLGEIKIELFCERTPRTCENFLALCASGFYNGCVFHRNIKGFMVQTGDPTGTGKGGTSIWGRKFEDEYSEHLKHNVRGVVSMANNGPNTNGSQFFFTYAKQPHLDMKYTVFGKIIDGLETLDELEKLPVNEKTFRPLTETRIKDVTIHANPFAG; this is encoded by the exons ATGAAGAGTTTTGGATACACAGAGAGTGGCTTGTCCACCAGGGTCATCATCAGGCACTGGAGCACAGATAACACCTCCAAACTG GCTGTCACCCTTCACACAGATCTAGGAGAGATTAAAATTGAATTGTTTTGTGAGCGCACACCGAGAACATGTGAG AACTTTCTTGCTTTGTGTGCCAGTGGGTTCTACAACGGCTGCGTCTTCCACCGAAACATTAAAGGTTTCATGGTTCAAACTGGAGATCCGACAG GCACAGGTAAAGGAGGAACAAGTATATGGGGTCGCAAATTTGAAGATGAGTACAGTGAACACCTGAAA caTAATGTAAGAGGAGTGGTCTCAATGGCAAACAATGGCCCCAACACAAATGGCTCCCAGTTTTTCTTCACATATGCCAAACAGCCCCATCTGGACATGAAGTACACAGTGTTTGGAAA GATTATCGATGGCCTGGAAACACTGGATGAACTGGAGAAACTGCCTGTCAACGAAAAGACGTTCCGACCACTGACTGAAACTCGGATAAAGGACGTGACCATTCATGCCAACCCTTTTGCAGGATAG
- the lrrc8ab gene encoding volume-regulated anion channel subunit LRRC8A has protein sequence MIPITELRYFVDTQPAYRILKPWWDVFTDYISIVMLMISVFGGTLQVTQDKMICLPCKWVVNQTCKKNFNSTLSTSLFLEPKGIQYDLDRHQYNYVDAVCYENRLHWFAKYFPYLVLLHTLIFLACSNFWFKFPRTSSKLEHFVSILLKCFDSPWTTRALSETVVEESDPKPMKMNGSMDHKESVISEDVEASVPMLQRTKTRFEQGIVDRTETGVLDKKEGEQAKALFEKVKKFRIHVEEGDIVYRMYIRQTIIKVIKFILIICYTGYYVHDIKFSVDCSVNIESLTGYSVYRCAHPLATLFKILACFYISLVVVYGLICMYTLCWMLRRSLKKYSFESIREESSYSDIPDVKNDFAFMMHMIDQYDPLYSKRFAVFLSEVSENKLRQLNLNNEWTLDKLRQRITKNSHEKLELHLFMLSGIPDTVFDLMELEVLKLELIPDITIPPIIAQLINLREMWLYHTPAKIEAPALAFLRENLKSLHIKFTDIKEIPLWIYSLKNLSELHLTGNLSAENNRYIVIDGLRELKRLKVLRLKSNLTKLPQVVTDVGMHLQKLSINNEGTKLMVLNSLKKMVNLTELELIRCDLERIPHSIFSLHNLQEIDLKDNNLKTIEEIISFQHLHRLICLKLWYNQIAYIPIQIGTLTNLEKLYLNRNKIEKIPSQLFYCRKLRFLDLSHNNLTYIPTDIGFLQNLQYLAVTANRIESLPNELFQCKKLRTLNLGNNCLQSLPSRFGELTGLTQLELRGNRLECLPVELGECRQLKRTGLVVEEDLFNTLPTEVKEQLWKADKEQA, from the exons ATGATCCCCATCACTGAGCTGCGGTACTTTGTGGACACACAGCCAGCATACCGCATCCTGAAACCATGGTGGGATGTGTTCACCGACTACATTTCCATTGTTATGCTTATGATTTCTGTGTTTGGGGGGACACTGCAGGTCACCCAGGACAAGATGATCTGCCTGCCCTGCAAGTGGGTGGTCAATCAGACCTGCAAGAAGAACTTCAATTCTACCCTCTCCACGTCATTGTTCTTGGAGCCCAAAGGAATCCAGTATGATCTGGACCGCCACCAGTACAACTATGTGGATGCTGTGTGCTATGAGAATAGATTGCACTGGTTTGCCAAGTATTTTCCTTACCTAGTATTACTTCACACCCTTATTTTCCTAGCTTGCAGCAACTTTTGGTTTAAGTTCCCACGGACTAGTTCCAAACTAGAGCACTTTGTATCCATCTTGCTGAAATGCTTTGACTCCCCATGGACAACTAGGGCACTGTCAGAGACGGTGGTTGAAGAGAGTGACCCAAAACCAATGAAAATGAACGGCTCAATGGACCACAAGGAGTCTGTTATCAGTGAGGATGTTGAAGCAAGTGTTCCTATGCTCCAAAGGACAAAGACGCGCTTTGAGCAGGGCATTGTAGATAGAACAGAAACAGGGGTTTTGGACAAGAAAGAGGGCGAACAGGCAAAAGCcctgtttgaaaaagtgaagaAGTTCCGTATACATGTTGAAGAAGGAGACATTGTGTACAGAATGTACATCCGTCAGACTATCATCAAAGTCATcaagtttattttgattatctGTTATACAGGGTATTATGTGCACGATATTAAATTCAGTGTTGACTGTTCCGTAAATATAGAGAGTCTGACAGGTTATAGCGTGTACCGTTGTGCTCACCCATTGGctacactttttaaaatcttagcCTGTTTCTACATTAGCTTAGTGGTGGTGTATGGTTTGATCTGCATGTACACTCTTTGCTGGATGCTTCGACGCTCTCTAAAAAAGTACTCCTTTGAGTCGATACGGGAAGAGAGCAGCTACAGTGACATACCCGATGTGAAGAATGACTTTGCATTTATGATGCACATGATAGATCAGTATGACCCTCTGTACTCTAAACGCTTCGCCGTGTTCCTCTCTGAAGTAAGCGAAAATAAGCTGAGGCAGCTCAACCTCAACAATGAGTGGACACTGGACAAGCTCAGGCAGAGGATTACCAAGAACTCTCATGAGAAGTTGGAGTTGCACCTTTTCATGCTGAGTGGCATTCCAGACACAGTATTTGACCTGATGGAGCTGGAGGTTCTTAAACTAGAGCTTATCCCTGATATCACCATCCCCCCGATCATTGCCCAGCTGATCAACCTGCGAGAGATGTGGCTTTACCACACACCGGCCAAAATCGAAGCTCCTGCATTGGCTTTTTTGCGCGAGAACTTGAAGTCTCTGCACATCAAGTTCACCGACATCAAAGAGATTCCTTTATGGATCTACAGTTTGAAGAATCTTAGTGAACTTCATCTGACAGGAAATCTCAGCGCGGAGAACAACCGTTACATTGTCATTGATGGGCTCCGGGAGCTCAAGAGGCTCAAAGTTCTTCGTCTGAAGAGCAATCTCACCAAGCTACCTCAAGTGGTGACTGATGTGGGCATGCACCTCCAGAAGCTTTCCATCAATAATGAAGGCACCAAGCTGATGGTGCTCAATAGCCTGAAGAAGATGGTgaacctgacggaactggagCTCATTCGCTGTGATCTAGAACGCATACCACACTCAATCTTCAGCTTGCACAACTTGCAAGAGATTGATCTGAAGGACAACAACCTGAAGACCATCGAGGAGATCATCAGCTTCCAGCACCTTCATCGGCTGATCTGCCTTAAGCTCTGGTACAACCAGATTGCCTATATTCCCATCCAGATTGGCACACTGACCAACCTGGAGAAACTGTATCTGAACAGAAACAAGATTGAGAAGATCCCCAGCCAGTTGTTTTATTGCCGCAAGCTGCGCTTCCTGGACCTTAGCCATAACAACCTAACCTATATCCCTACAGATATTGGCTTCCTCCAGAATCTTCAGTACCTGGCAGTGACAGCCAACAGG ATTGAGAGCCTGCCTAATGAGCTGTTCCAGTGCAAGAAGCTTCGCACTTTGAACTTGGGGAACAATTGCCTGCAGTCTCTGCCATCGCGGTTTGGAGAGCTGACTGGGCTGACACAGCtagagctgagaggaaaccGTCTGGAGTGTCTGCCCGTGGAGCTGGGTGAGTGCCGACAGCTAAAGAGAACCGGTCTTGTGGTGGAGGAAGACCTCTTCAACACCCTGCCCACGGAGGTCAAGGAACAGTTATGGAAAGCAGACAAAGAACAGGCTTAA